In a genomic window of Arachnia rubra:
- a CDS encoding CAP domain-containing protein, with protein sequence MKMTRLFAGALLAAVPLVAAPAAQAATGSDAPQTAPQAVVAPAAVTQDGAAYSQTIFHKVNELRISLGLKPVTRYVQLDAIAQDWAEHMASQNTMTHRPHFSDGYPSGWSTASENVAMRGGSALSGDVGAQIFEQWLHSPGHYANMVAPDANALGIGMAYNSSTKSWYATQNFGGYQNPGGAGLVESA encoded by the coding sequence ATGAAGATGACGCGTTTGTTCGCGGGTGCGCTGCTGGCTGCTGTGCCGCTCGTTGCGGCTCCGGCTGCTCAGGCTGCCACCGGATCGGATGCGCCCCAGACAGCTCCGCAGGCCGTCGTCGCCCCTGCGGCTGTCACCCAGGACGGCGCTGCATACTCTCAGACCATCTTCCACAAGGTCAACGAGTTGCGCATCAGCCTGGGCCTGAAGCCCGTGACCCGCTACGTACAGCTGGACGCGATTGCTCAGGACTGGGCCGAACACATGGCTTCGCAGAACACGATGACACATCGTCCGCACTTCTCGGATGGCTACCCGAGTGGCTGGAGCACGGCCTCGGAGAACGTCGCCATGCGCGGGGGGAGTGCTCTCAGCGGTGATGTCGGTGCTCAGATCTTTGAGCAGTGGCTGCATTCGCCAGGCCACTACGCCAACATGGTCGCTCCCGATGCGAACGCCCTGGGTATTGGCATGGCCTACAACTCGTCCACCAAATCCTGGTATGCCACCCAGAACTTCGGTGGCTACCAGAATCCCGGTGGCGCAGGTCTCGTCGAGTCTGCGTAG